The Agrococcus carbonis sequence GAGGACGCGCTCGGCGACATGGACTTCAAGGTCGCCGGCACGCCCGAGTTCGTCACGGCGATCCAGCTCGACACGAAGCTCTCCGGCCTGCCCGCCTCGGTGCTGGGCGGCGCGCTGACGCAGGCGAAGGAGGCGCGCACCAAGATCCTCGAGGTCCTGAACGCCGCGATCGACGCCCCCGACGAGATGGCGCCCACCGCGCCGCGCGTCATCAGCGTGCAGATCCCGGTCGACAAGATCGGCGAGCTCATCGGCCCCAAGGGCAAGACGATCAACCAGATCCAGGACGACACGGGCGCCCAGATCTCGATCGAGGACACCGGTGTGGTCTACATCGGCGCTGTCGACGGCCCCTCGGCCGAGGCCGCGCGCGCCGCGGTCAACGCGATCGCCAACCCCCTCAACCCCGAGGTGGGCGAGCGGTACCTCGGCACCGTCGTGAAGATCGCGTCGTTCGGCGCGTTCGTCTCGCTGCTGCCGGGTCGCGACGGCCTGCTGCACGTCACCGCCATGCGCGCCCTCAACGGCGGCAAGCGCATCGAGTCGGTCGAGGACGTCGTCTCCGTCGGCCAGAAGCTGCAGGTCGAGATCACGAAGATCGACGACCGCGGCAAGCTCTCGCTCGAGATCGTCGACGAGTCGGAGCCGGTCGCCCCGGTCACGGCCGGCGGCGACGCCGAGTCGTCGGTCTCCTCGGTCTCGGCCGACTCCGCCGAGTAGCCGACTCCCGCACGACGACGGATGCCCCCACCACCCGGTGGGGGCATCCGTCGTCTCCGCCCCTGCCCGCTCGCTGGTCGAGGAGCGCGCAGCGCAGCCGCACGCGTCACGAGACCACCTGCCCCCTCGCTGGTCGAGGAGCGCGCGGCGGAGCCGCACGCGTCACGAGACCACCTGCCCCCTCGCTGGTCGAGGAGCGCGCGGCGGAGCCGCACGCGTCACGAGACCACCCTGCCCGCTCGCTGGTCGAGGAGCGGGCGGCGGAGCCGCACGCGTCACGGGACCACCCCGCCCCCTCGCTGGTCGAGGAGCGCGCGGCGGAGCCGCACGCGTCACGAGACCACCCCGCCCCCTCGCTGGTCGAGGAGCGCGCGGCGGAGCCGCACGCGTCACGAGACCCCCGCCCCACAGCGCGCACGCCCCACGAGGCCCGCCCCGCCCCCACGCCGTAGACTGGCCGGATGCCCGCCGTCCTCCTCCCGCTCGAGACCCCCGAGATCGTCGTCAGCGCCGCAGGCGGCACCGTGGTGCGCCGCAGCGTGCTGCCGAGCGGCGTGCGCGTGCTCACCGAGCAGGTGCCGGGGGCCGCGAGCGCCTCCGTCGGCTTCTGGGTGCCGGTCGGCTCCCGCGACGAGCGCGACGACGCGCGCGGCGCGACGCACTTCCTCGAGCACCTGCTGTTCAAGGGCACGCGCACGCGCAGCGCCTTCGACATCGCGGTGGCGTTCGACGAGGTGGGCGGCGAGCACAACGCGCTCACCGCCAAGGAGCACACCTGCTACTACGCGAAGGTGCGCGACCGGGATCTCGGGATGGCCGTCGACGTGCTCGCCGACATGATCACGTCGTCGCTGCTCGACGCGGAGGAGTTCGAGCGCGAGCGCGAGGTCATCCTCGAGGAGCTCGCGATGGCCGACGACGACCCGGGCGACGTGGCGGGGGAGCGGCTCAGCGAGCTCGTGCACGGCCTCGAAGCGCCGCTCGGCCGGCCGATCGGCGGCACGAACGAATCGATCCGCGCCGTCTCGCGCGACCGCGTCGCCGAGCACTACCGCGAGCACTACGCGCCGAGCGAGCTCGTCGTCACCGTCGCCGGCGCCGTCGACCACGACGCCGTCGTCGCGCAGCTGCAGGATGCGCTGCACCGCTACGGCTGGTCGCTCGGCGAGGCGGCGCCCGCGCCGCGCCGCGACAGCGCGCCGCAGCCGTACACCGACGGCGGGCTCACGGTGGTGCGCCGACCGCTCGAGCAGGTGAGCCTCATGCTCGGCACGCCGGGCCTCACTGCCGACGACCCGCGCCGCAGCACCATGGCGGTGCTGAACGCGGTGCTCGGCGCCGGGATGTCGTCGCGCCTGTTCCAGGAGATCCGCGAGCGGCGGGGGCTCGCCTACTCCGTCTACTCGTTCGCGTCCGGCTATGCCGACGCCGGCCTCATGGGCATGGCTGCGGCCTGCCAGCCGCACAAGACCCTCGAGGTGGCCGAGCTCATGCTCGGCGAGCTCGAGCGCCTCGCCGAGGGCGCATCGGAGGAGGAGCTGCGCCGGGCGAAGGGGCAGCTCGCCGGCGGCTCGGCGCTCGCGCTCGAGGAGAGCGACACGCGCATGGCGCGGCTCGGCCGCGCCGAGCTGACGCTCGGGGAGTTCCTCGACATCGACGCCACGCTCGAGCGCATCGAGCGCGTCACGGATGCGGATCTGCGCGCGCTCGCGGCCGAGCTCGCCGCAGGTCCCCGGTCGATCGCCGCAGTGGGCCAGGTGCCCGACGGGCTCGAGCGGCTCGTCGCGTCGGCGGATCGGGGTACGGTGGAGGAAGCGGTCCCAGCCGCTCGCTAGGCGGACGCGGAGGCGTCCGAGGTCACGACATCGGGCGCATCGCTGCGCCCAGCCGGAGGAAGCGATGGCGCATCTGCTCTACCTGGTCCGACACGGAGAGCAGCTCGACGCGGAGCACGGCGTCGACGACGGCCGGCTCTCGGCCCGCGGCGTGCGGCAGGCCCAGGCGATCGCGCAGCGGCTCTCGGGCGTGCACTTCGACCACGCATGGACCTCCCCGCTCCAGCGGGCGACCGAGACGGCGGCGATCATGCAGCAGCGCCTGCCCGCGGTGGAGTTCGAGAAGTCGTCGCTGCTGCTCGACTGCATCCCGTCGGGGCTCACCGCCGATACGCCGGCGGGCTTCCACCCGTTCCTGAAGAGCGTGCGCCCGGCCGAGGCAGAGGCGGGCGCGGCGCAGATGCACGATGCCGGTCAGCAGTGGCTGCGGCCCTCCCGCGGCGACGTCAACGAGCTCATCATCACGCACAACTTCGTCATCGGCTGGTTCGTGCGCGAGGTCATGCAGTCGCCGTCATGGCAGTGGATGAGCCTCAACCAGGCCAACTGCGGCCTGACGATCATCCGCCGCCGCACGGGCAAGCCGCCGCAGCTGCTCGTGCACAACGACCTCGGTCACCTGCCGCCCGAGGACCGCACGGGCCTGCCCCTCCCGCAGCCCTACTGACGCATCCGCCGCCCGGGCGTGCTGACGCAACCGCCGACCGGGCGTGCATCGGCCGAGCGCGGCCGCGCGAGGCGCTACGCGAGCGGCTTGCGGAACCAGCGCGTCGCGTTGGGGTTGTCGTTGTAGGGCGGGATGGATGCGTAGCCGCGGCTCGTGTAGAGCCCGTTCGCGGCGGCGAGCGCCGAGTTGGTGTCGAGCACGACCTCGGTCGCGCCGAGCTCCACTGCGCGCGCCTCGAGGGCGGAGAGCAGCGCCGCGCCGGTGCCCTTCCCGCGGCCCGCCGGGGCGACGTAGAGGTGCTTGACCTCGAAGCGGTGCGGCTCGAGGCGCCGCAGCGCGCCGCAGCCCACCGGCTCGCCGTCGTTCCACGCCACGAGGAACGCGCCCTCCGGTGCCCGCAGCGTCGCGGGGTCGGCGGGCTTCGGCCGGTAGACCCCGCCGATGAAGGTGATCGCGCGGTCGGCGAAGTACGCCTGCAGCAGCGACTGGGCGACCTCGGTCGCGGGGTCCTCGTGGGCGATCGTGACGGTCACCCCGCAAGCCTACGACCGCATCCGAGTGGCGATGCCGCGCGCCGTCCACGCTGCCGGGCACGCCGTAGGCTGGAGCGCATGGCAGGCACCAGGCGCGTCGGCATCGCAGGCTCCACCGGCAGGCTCGGATCGCTCGCGCTGCGGCTCGCCCAGGAGGCCGACGACCTCGAGCCGGTGGAGGTCGACGTGCGCGAGAGCACCGACCTCGCGGGCCTCGACGTCGTCTTCGACGCCACCGTGCTCGCTGCGAGCGCCACCCTCGTCGAGGCGGCCGGCGACGCGGGCGTGCCGCTCGTGGTCGGCACGAGCGGCTGGAGCGACGAGCGCATCCGCGCGCTCCGCGACCGCGGCGGCGACCGCATCCGCATCGTGCCCAACTTCTCGCTCGGCAGCGTGCTCGAGACGCACCTCGCCACGATCGCGGCGCAGCACTTCACCGCAGTCGAGGTCGTCGAGGCGCACCACGACCGCAAGCGCGACGCGCCGAGCGGCACCGCGACGCGCACCGCCGAGGCGATCGGCGCCGTGCGCGGCTTCCAGCCGGCGACTCCCGACGAGCCCGGCCGCGGCGAGATCATCGCCGGCGTGCCCGTGCACGCGATCCGGCTGCCGGGCGTCGTCGCGCGGCAGGAGGTCATCTTCGGCGGCATCGGCGAGACCCTCACGATCCGCCACGACACCACTTCGAGCGACTCGTACTCGGCGGGCATCCTGCTCGCCCTGCGCGCCGAGCCGCAGCCGGGCGTCACCGTCGGCATCGGCGACCTGCTGGGCCTCGCGTGACGGAGGAGCGCTCCGCCGGCGCGGCGCCCGACGAGGGCGGCCAGCATCCCGCGCCGCCGGCCGCCACCGGCGACGCCGCCGCCGAGAGCGCAGACGGCGCCGGCCGCAGCGCGACCGCCCCCACCCGGGTCGGCAAGGCGCTCGCCCTCGTGATGGCCGCGGCCCTCGCCCTCTACGTCGTCGTCGCGGGCGCGATCGCGGTCGGCTTCTTCGCGAGCGGCCAGCCGCTCGGGATCGCCGTCGGCGTCGCGCTCATCGTGCTCGCCGCCGTGGGCGCGTGGGCGCTCGTGCGCGAGCTCGTCTTCGGCATCCGCCTCGACCGCGCCGTGCGCGAGCTCGCCGCCAGCGGCGGCATGCCCGCGCCGCTCCCGGCGACGCCGAGCGGCCGCGCCGATCGGGCCGCGGCCGAGCGCGCCTTCCCGGTCGCGAGGGCCGACGTCGAGGCGCATCCGGAGTCGTGGGCGTCGTGGCTGCGGCTGTCGATGGCGTACGACGCCGCGCGCGATCGCAAGCGCGCGCGGATGGCGGCCCGTCGGGCGCTCGACCTGCGGCGGATGCGCGACACTGGAGGCCAGGAGGCACGATGACCGAGATGCAGTCCGCGCACCCGTACGAGCAGCTGCTCGCCGACGTGCTCGCCCACGGCGAGCACAAGGGCGACCGCACCGGCACGGGCACCCGCAGCGTGTTCGGCCGGCAGCTGCGCTACGACCTCAGCCAGGGCTTCCCGCTCATCACCACGAAGCGCGTGCACTTCAAGTCGATCGCGCTCGAGCTGCTGTGGTTCCTGCGCGGCGACTCCAACGTGCGCTGGCTCCAGGAGCGCGGCGTGACGATCTGGGACGAGTGGGCCCGCGCCGACGGCGAGCTCGGCCCGGTCTACGGCGTGCAGTGGCGCTCGTGGCCCGACCCGCACGGCGGCACGATCGACCAGATCGCGCAGGTGGTCGAGTCGATCCGCACGAACCCCGACTCGCGGCGCCACATCGTCTCGGCGTGGAACCCGGCCGACATCCCCGAGATGGCGCTCGCGCCCTGCCACGCGTTCTTCCAGTTCGACGTCACGGGCGGTCGCCTGAGCTGCCAGCTCTACCAGCGCTCCGCCGACATGTTCCTCGGCGTGCCCTTCAACATCGCGAGCTACGCCCTGCTCACCCACATGGTCGCGCAGCAGACGGGCCTCGAGGTCGGCGACTTCGTGTGGACGGGCGGCGACTGCCACATCTACGACAACCACGTCGAGCAGGTCGAGCGCCAGCTCGCCCGCGAGCCGTACGCGCTCCCGACCCTGCGCATCCGCCGCCGGCCCGAGAGCATCCTCGACTACGAGCTCGACGACTTCGAGGTCGTCGACTACCAGCACCACCCGGGCATCAAGGCGCCCGTCGCGGTCTGACATGCGCATCGGCATGATCTGGGCGCAGGCGCGCGGCGGCGTCATCGGCGAGGCCGGCGACATGCCGTGGTCGCTGCCCGAGGACATGGCGCGCTTCAAGGCCATCACCACGGGCCATCCGGTGGTGATGGGCCGACGCACGTGGGAGTCGTTCCCCGCGCGCTTCCGCCCGCTGCCTGGCCGCGCGAACATCGTGATCACGACGGATGCGTCGTACGAGGCTCCCGGCGCACAGGTCGTGGGCGGGCTCGAGGACGCACTCGTGCTCGCCGGCAGGCTCGCCGAGGGCGGCGACGCGTGGATCATCGGCGGCGGTCGCGTGTACCGCGAGGCGCTCGACCGCGCCGACGTGCTCGAGATCACCGACATCGACCTCGACGCCGAGGGCGACACCGTCGCGCCCGAGCCGGGGGAGGGCTGGCGCGAAGTCGCCCGCGAGCCGGCCGAGGGCTGGCTCGAGAGCCGCACGGGCCTGCGCTACCGCTACCGCACGCTCGAGCGCGCCTGACCGCCGGCTGGGACGTGCGCACGGTCCGGCGCGCGGGCCGCGCTAGCCTGGAGGGGTGACAGACAATCCCTTCGGCCAGGTGCTCGTCGCGCTCGTGACCCCGTTCCGCGCCGACGGTGAGGTCGACTGGGACGACGTCGAGCGCCTGATCGACGACGTCGTCACGCACGGCGCCGACGGCATCGTCGTCTCGGGCACGACCGGTGAGACCTCGACCCTGACCGATCCGGAGAAGATCCGGCTCGTGGAGGTCGCGAAGGCCGTCGCCGGCAGCCGCGCGAAGATCATCCAGGGCGGCGGGTCGAACGAGACCGCGCACGCGATGGATCTCTACAAGCACGCCGAGCAGGCAGGCGCCGACGGCGTGATGATCGTCACGCCGTACTACAACAAGCCGACCCAGGCGGGTGTGCTCACGCACTTCCGCATGATCGCCGACGCGACCGACCTGCCGGTCATCCTCTACGACATCCCGGGGCGGTCGGGCATCCCGATCCGCTTCGAGACCATCCTGCGGGCCGCGAAGCACCCCAACATCCTCGCCGTGAAGGACGCCAAGGGCGACTTCGCCGAGGTGAGCCGGGTGCTCAATCAGACCGACCTGCTCTACTTCTCGGGCGACGACGCCAACGTGCTCCCGCACCTGGCGATCGGGGCGACCGGCCTCATCGGCGTCACCGCCAACATCGCCCCGCGCCCGTACCGCACGATGATCGACGCGGTGAACGCGGGCGATCTGCGCACCGCGCAGGAGCAGCACAAGGCGCTCGAGCCGCTCGTGCGCGCCACCATGACGCACGTGCCCGGCACGGTGTCGACGAAGTACATCCTGCACGGCCTCGGCCGCATCGGCAGCCCGCGCGTGCGCCTGCCCCTGGTCGGCCCCGAGGACGCCGAGGCGGCTCTCATCGAGGACGAGATCGCCCTCGTGAAGGGCATCGACGGCCTCGACCTCAGCCGCTTCCGCCCGGACCGCAACGCGGCCGCCGGCGGCGCGCTGCCCCAGGTGCACGGCACCACGAGGTAGCGGCCCAACGACATCCATGCGCGCGAGGTGCGCGCACCCCACATCCGCCCGCAGCACTGCGCGCCACATATGAAGGAGGCCCCTTGACGGCCATCACCCAGCCTGCCCCGCTCGCGGCAGGCACCCTCCGCATCTTCCCGCTCGGCGGCCTCGGCGAGGTCGGTCGCAACATGACCGTGTACGAGCAGGACGGCAAGCTGCTCATCGTCGACTGCGGCGTGCTCTTCCCCGAGGAGCACCAGCCCGGCGTCGACCTGATCCTGCCCGACTTCGGGCCCATCCGCGATCGCCTCGACGACGTCGTCGGCGTCGTGCTCACGCACGGCCACGAGGACCACATCGGCGCCGTGCCGTACCTGCTGCGCCTCAAGGCCGACATCCCCCTGCTCGGCTCCAAGCTCACGCTCGCCCTCGTCGAGGCGAAGCTCAAGGAGCACCGCATCAAGCCCTACACGCATACCGTGCGCGAGGGCGACACGGAGCAGCTCGGCCCGTTCGAGACCGAGTTCGTCGCCGTCAACCACTCCATCCCCGACGCGCTCGCGGTCGCGATCCGCACGAGCGCGGGCCTCGTGCTGCACACCGGCGACTTCAAGATGGACCAGCTGCCGCTCGACGACCGCATCACCGACCTGCGAGCCTTCGCGCGCCTCGGCGAGGAGGGTGTGGATGCGTTCCTCGTCGACTCCACGAACGCCGACGTCCCGGGGTTCACGGCTCCCGAGCGCGAGATCGGCCCGGTCATCTCGCAGGTGATCGCGAAGACCACCGGCCTCGTCGTCGTCGCGTCGTTCTCGAGCCACGTGCACCGCGTCCAGCAGGTGCTCGACGCGGCCGCCGAGAACGGCCGCAAGGTCGCCTTCGTCGGCCGCTCGATGGTGCGCAACATGGGCATCGCCGCCGACCTCGGGTACCTGCAGGTGCCGGACGGCGTCGTCGTGCCGCAGAAGACCGCCGAGGGCATGCCGCGCGAGCAGGTCGTCTTCATGTCGACCGGGTCGCAGGGCGAGCCGATGGCCGTGCTCAGCCGCATCGTCAACGGCGAGCACCGCATCGAGGTGGGCGAGGACGACACCGTGATCCTCGCCTCGAGCCTCATCCCGGGCAACGAGAACGCCGTCTTCCGCGTGATCAACGGCCTGATGCAGCTCGGCGCGAAGGTCGTGCACAAGGGCTCCGCGAAGGTGCACGTCTCGGGCCACGCCTCCGCGGGCGAGCTGCTCTACTGCTACAACATCCTCCGCCCCGCGAACGTCATCCCGGTGCACGGCGAGTACCGCCACCTGCACGCCGCGTCGCAGCTCGCGATCGACACGGGCGTGCCGCGCGAGCGCGCCTTCGTGGGCGAGAACGGCACCGTGTGGGACCTCCGCGACCATCGGGTCACGGTCGCCGGCCAGCTCGAGATCGGGTTCGTGTACGTCGACGGATCGTCGGTGGGCCGCATCGACGAGGCCGACCTGAAGGATCGCCGCATCCTCGCCGAGGAGGGCTTCATCTCGATCTTCGTGGCGCTCGAGCCGCAGACCGGCAAGGTGATCGTCGGGCCCGAGATCCACGCGCGCGGCTTCGCCGAGGAGGACTCGATCTTCGACGACATCCGCCCCAAGATCGTCAAGGCGCTCGCCGAGGCGGGGGAGCAGGGCGTGCGCGACCAGCACCAGTACCAGCAGGTCGTGCGCCGCACGGTGGGACGCTGGGTCGGCACCCGCATCCGCCGCCGCCCGATGATCGTGCCGGTCGTCATCGAGGCCTGAGCGCTCCGCTCGCCGGTCGAGGGGCGGTCGGGCGCTGCCCGATCGCTCCACGGCAGCAGCGCGATCTCATCCCTCCGGATGAGTGCCGACCGCGCAAACCCCCTGTAGGTTGATGGGCAGGGCGCCGACGCACCACGGCTCCTGTCAGCCGAGAGGACACCGTCGTGCCCGATGCGCCCCAGCACGTCCCGAACCCGAGCGCGGCCGCGCCCGCACCCGATGCGCCGCACGTGCCGGCGCACGCGGATCCCGATCCGCGGGAGGCGCGCCGGCACGCCCGACGCCAGCAGCAGCTCGAAGCCCTCGAGCGGAAGCAGCTGCATCGAGCGGAGCGGGCGGCCCGCGGGCCCGGCGCCTGGCGCTCCTGGGTGCTGCCCTCGCTCAAGCTGCTCGTCGCGGCCGCGATCGCGATCGCGCTGGTGAAGCTCGCGTTCTTCCCGGACGGCGATGCCGCCGTCGCCGAGGAGCCGGTGCCCGGCGCGATGTTCGAGGAGCCGACGGTCGTGCTCGAGCGCGGCTCGATCGAGAACGCGGTGTCGCTCGAGGGCACGGTCGTGCCGGTCGACGCCGTGCCGATCCGCTCGTCCCAGACCGGCGTCGTCGCGCGCGTCTACGTCGACGACGGACTCGAGGTGACCGAGGGCGACGTGCTCTACACGGTGCGGGTCGAGACGCAGCCCGAGCCCGACGCCGACGGCATGGTCGGCGACCCGGTGCTGACGCTCTGGAACGTGCGCGCGCCCGCGACGGGCACGCTCACCGGTCTCGACCTGCTGCCGGGCCAGTCCGTCGACCTCGCGGGGGAGACCGGGGCCGTGCAGCCGCCGCAATTCCGCGTGCAGGCGGCCGTCGGCGCGGCCGAGCAGTACCGCCTGACGACCCAGCCCGACTCCGCGACCGT is a genomic window containing:
- a CDS encoding ribonuclease J — translated: MTAITQPAPLAAGTLRIFPLGGLGEVGRNMTVYEQDGKLLIVDCGVLFPEEHQPGVDLILPDFGPIRDRLDDVVGVVLTHGHEDHIGAVPYLLRLKADIPLLGSKLTLALVEAKLKEHRIKPYTHTVREGDTEQLGPFETEFVAVNHSIPDALAVAIRTSAGLVLHTGDFKMDQLPLDDRITDLRAFARLGEEGVDAFLVDSTNADVPGFTAPEREIGPVISQVIAKTTGLVVVASFSSHVHRVQQVLDAAAENGRKVAFVGRSMVRNMGIAADLGYLQVPDGVVVPQKTAEGMPREQVVFMSTGSQGEPMAVLSRIVNGEHRIEVGEDDTVILASSLIPGNENAVFRVINGLMQLGAKVVHKGSAKVHVSGHASAGELLYCYNILRPANVIPVHGEYRHLHAASQLAIDTGVPRERAFVGENGTVWDLRDHRVTVAGQLEIGFVYVDGSSVGRIDEADLKDRRILAEEGFISIFVALEPQTGKVIVGPEIHARGFAEEDSIFDDIRPKIVKALAEAGEQGVRDQHQYQQVVRRTVGRWVGTRIRRRPMIVPVVIEA
- the dapB gene encoding 4-hydroxy-tetrahydrodipicolinate reductase yields the protein MAGTRRVGIAGSTGRLGSLALRLAQEADDLEPVEVDVRESTDLAGLDVVFDATVLAASATLVEAAGDAGVPLVVGTSGWSDERIRALRDRGGDRIRIVPNFSLGSVLETHLATIAAQHFTAVEVVEAHHDRKRDAPSGTATRTAEAIGAVRGFQPATPDEPGRGEIIAGVPVHAIRLPGVVARQEVIFGGIGETLTIRHDTTSSDSYSAGILLALRAEPQPGVTVGIGDLLGLA
- the dapA gene encoding 4-hydroxy-tetrahydrodipicolinate synthase, producing the protein MTDNPFGQVLVALVTPFRADGEVDWDDVERLIDDVVTHGADGIVVSGTTGETSTLTDPEKIRLVEVAKAVAGSRAKIIQGGGSNETAHAMDLYKHAEQAGADGVMIVTPYYNKPTQAGVLTHFRMIADATDLPVILYDIPGRSGIPIRFETILRAAKHPNILAVKDAKGDFAEVSRVLNQTDLLYFSGDDANVLPHLAIGATGLIGVTANIAPRPYRTMIDAVNAGDLRTAQEQHKALEPLVRATMTHVPGTVSTKYILHGLGRIGSPRVRLPLVGPEDAEAALIEDEIALVKGIDGLDLSRFRPDRNAAAGGALPQVHGTTR
- a CDS encoding M16 family metallopeptidase yields the protein MPAVLLPLETPEIVVSAAGGTVVRRSVLPSGVRVLTEQVPGAASASVGFWVPVGSRDERDDARGATHFLEHLLFKGTRTRSAFDIAVAFDEVGGEHNALTAKEHTCYYAKVRDRDLGMAVDVLADMITSSLLDAEEFEREREVILEELAMADDDPGDVAGERLSELVHGLEAPLGRPIGGTNESIRAVSRDRVAEHYREHYAPSELVVTVAGAVDHDAVVAQLQDALHRYGWSLGEAAPAPRRDSAPQPYTDGGLTVVRRPLEQVSLMLGTPGLTADDPRRSTMAVLNAVLGAGMSSRLFQEIRERRGLAYSVYSFASGYADAGLMGMAAACQPHKTLEVAELMLGELERLAEGASEEELRRAKGQLAGGSALALEESDTRMARLGRAELTLGEFLDIDATLERIERVTDADLRALAAELAAGPRSIAAVGQVPDGLERLVASADRGTVEEAVPAAR
- a CDS encoding GNAT family N-acetyltransferase, with protein sequence MTVTIAHEDPATEVAQSLLQAYFADRAITFIGGVYRPKPADPATLRAPEGAFLVAWNDGEPVGCGALRRLEPHRFEVKHLYVAPAGRGKGTGAALLSALEARAVELGATEVVLDTNSALAAANGLYTSRGYASIPPYNDNPNATRWFRKPLA
- a CDS encoding dihydrofolate reductase, producing MRIGMIWAQARGGVIGEAGDMPWSLPEDMARFKAITTGHPVVMGRRTWESFPARFRPLPGRANIVITTDASYEAPGAQVVGGLEDALVLAGRLAEGGDAWIIGGGRVYREALDRADVLEITDIDLDAEGDTVAPEPGEGWREVAREPAEGWLESRTGLRYRYRTLERA
- a CDS encoding thymidylate synthase yields the protein MQSAHPYEQLLADVLAHGEHKGDRTGTGTRSVFGRQLRYDLSQGFPLITTKRVHFKSIALELLWFLRGDSNVRWLQERGVTIWDEWARADGELGPVYGVQWRSWPDPHGGTIDQIAQVVESIRTNPDSRRHIVSAWNPADIPEMALAPCHAFFQFDVTGGRLSCQLYQRSADMFLGVPFNIASYALLTHMVAQQTGLEVGDFVWTGGDCHIYDNHVEQVERQLAREPYALPTLRIRRRPESILDYELDDFEVVDYQHHPGIKAPVAV
- a CDS encoding efflux RND transporter periplasmic adaptor subunit, with the protein product MPDAPQHVPNPSAAAPAPDAPHVPAHADPDPREARRHARRQQQLEALERKQLHRAERAARGPGAWRSWVLPSLKLLVAAAIAIALVKLAFFPDGDAAVAEEPVPGAMFEEPTVVLERGSIENAVSLEGTVVPVDAVPIRSSQTGVVARVYVDDGLEVTEGDVLYTVRVETQPEPDADGMVGDPVLTLWNVRAPATGTLTGLDLLPGQSVDLAGETGAVQPPQFRVQAAVGAAEQYRLTTQPDSATVTIDSGPAPFSCTDVAIRQPSGEAAAGGSTATLTCSVPDDVRVFVGLSATVELVAGAAEDVLLLPTTAVLGSADAGIAYRPTTGPDGLPGEPEEVRLELGLSDGTVVEVRSGLAEGDAVLQFVPGAADPCADPMAADPAVCGEVFP
- a CDS encoding histidine phosphatase family protein, which encodes MAHLLYLVRHGEQLDAEHGVDDGRLSARGVRQAQAIAQRLSGVHFDHAWTSPLQRATETAAIMQQRLPAVEFEKSSLLLDCIPSGLTADTPAGFHPFLKSVRPAEAEAGAAQMHDAGQQWLRPSRGDVNELIITHNFVIGWFVREVMQSPSWQWMSLNQANCGLTIIRRRTGKPPQLLVHNDLGHLPPEDRTGLPLPQPY